One window of the Longimicrobiaceae bacterium genome contains the following:
- a CDS encoding RagB/SusD family nutrient uptake outer membrane protein, translating into MRIHRLIVPLAITCLAAACTDLEVTNPNQRTTDTFWRSEVDAIAALNAAYGGLQANGVYGRWYHFASDARTDVATSRSPWTDLQNWTKTVLVTSNFEGNRDTWIHHYQAIYRANQVITNVPNIEMDEGLKRRIIAEATFLRGLLYYNLAILFGNVPILTEPMQAGEFPTTAPYEQVIAQVESDATAAAADLPLSYTGNDVGRATRGAALALKARVQLQQRRWDEAAATFREVVESGQYELAPTFDENFTLEGDNNVESVFDVQFGGPEVLAAGTRGLNIAKMAGPPTIGFTDLQPTEWYFQQFFAETGTPDPRLDATIFWNKPGGMDVHGQPFAERYPTGFKDTPIDKTYFWKKFGEYWLPQQDWDAAINYKVIRYADVLLMYAEALNESGNTSEAATYLNMVRNRVGLPDVPSTLSQAEMRARIEHEMLMELGWENKRLPYLKRHDRFNRATMEPHDPDFAFFVDGKSELLPIPQSEIDVNPNVVQNPGW; encoded by the coding sequence ATGCGCATACATAGACTGATCGTACCTCTGGCGATCACCTGCCTGGCGGCAGCGTGCACCGACCTGGAGGTCACGAACCCGAACCAACGCACCACGGACACTTTCTGGCGCTCCGAGGTGGACGCCATCGCCGCGCTGAACGCCGCCTACGGCGGACTTCAGGCCAATGGCGTGTACGGACGCTGGTATCACTTCGCCAGCGACGCCCGAACGGACGTGGCCACCAGCCGAAGCCCGTGGACCGACCTGCAGAACTGGACCAAGACGGTGCTGGTGACCTCGAACTTCGAGGGAAACCGGGACACCTGGATCCACCACTACCAGGCGATCTACCGCGCCAACCAGGTCATCACCAACGTCCCCAACATCGAGATGGACGAGGGGCTGAAGCGGCGCATCATCGCGGAAGCCACCTTCCTGCGCGGGCTGCTCTATTACAACCTCGCCATTCTCTTCGGGAACGTGCCCATCCTCACCGAGCCGATGCAGGCGGGTGAGTTCCCCACGACCGCCCCATACGAGCAGGTCATCGCCCAGGTGGAGAGCGACGCAACCGCCGCCGCGGCCGATCTACCGCTCTCGTACACGGGCAACGACGTGGGCCGTGCCACCCGCGGCGCGGCGCTCGCGCTGAAGGCGCGCGTGCAGCTTCAGCAGCGGCGCTGGGACGAAGCGGCCGCGACCTTCCGGGAGGTGGTGGAGTCAGGGCAGTACGAGCTGGCCCCCACCTTCGACGAGAACTTCACCCTGGAAGGCGACAACAACGTCGAGTCGGTGTTCGACGTGCAGTTCGGCGGACCGGAAGTGCTGGCCGCCGGAACACGCGGGCTCAACATCGCGAAGATGGCGGGTCCGCCGACGATCGGCTTCACCGACCTGCAGCCCACGGAATGGTATTTCCAGCAGTTCTTCGCCGAGACCGGCACACCCGACCCGCGGCTGGACGCGACCATCTTCTGGAACAAGCCCGGCGGCATGGACGTTCACGGGCAGCCATTCGCGGAGCGATACCCCACGGGGTTCAAGGACACCCCCATCGACAAGACGTATTTCTGGAAGAAGTTCGGGGAGTACTGGCTGCCTCAGCAGGACTGGGACGCGGCGATCAACTACAAGGTGATCCGCTACGCCGACGTCCTGTTGATGTACGCGGAGGCGCTGAACGAATCGGGGAACACCTCCGAGGCGGCCACCTACCTGAACATGGTGCGGAACCGGGTGGGCCTCCCGGACGTGCCGAGCACGCTCAGCCAGGCCGAGATGCGTGCGCGCATCGAGCACGAGATGCTGATGGAGCTCGGCTGGGAGAACAAGCGGCTTCCCTACCTGAAGCGGCACGACAGGTTCAACCGGGCGACCATGGAGCCGCACGACCCGGATTTCGCCTTCTTCGTGGACGGGAAGTCGGAGCTGCTGCCGATTCCGCAGTCCGAGATCGACGTGAACCCGAACGTGGTGCAGAATCCCGGTTGGTGA
- a CDS encoding glycoside hydrolase family 43 protein, with product MRWTLLLAVLLAQGTASPLGAQTFTNPLISTPAADPWVIRHDGWYYFTSTGGDEISIRRSRTLTGLDDAEPVQVWRAPASGPQSKQVWAPELHYLQGKWYLYYTASDGEDRNHRHYVLEAVTDDPLGKYVDRGRVDPELDSYAIDGSVLQMPDGSLYWVYTTGHLEIAPMTSPTRVDGSRRARIASPTLPWERGWIEAPQALVREGRVFLVYSAGHSATPHYVLGLLTLTGSDPLDPGAWRKHDSPVFQPYIGPEGAVYTTGHCSFTTSPDGKEDWIVYHGKDWRDAALQGFAGRMTRAQRFGWHADGTPDFGHPIPSGVEIAVPSGEGAP from the coding sequence GTGAGGTGGACGCTACTGCTCGCTGTGCTTCTCGCTCAGGGAACTGCCTCGCCGCTGGGCGCACAGACATTCACCAATCCATTGATCAGCACGCCGGCCGCCGACCCCTGGGTGATCCGGCACGACGGCTGGTACTATTTCACCTCGACGGGCGGGGACGAGATCTCCATCCGCCGCTCGCGCACGCTGACGGGACTGGATGACGCGGAGCCGGTGCAGGTGTGGCGCGCCCCGGCCTCGGGACCGCAGAGCAAGCAGGTGTGGGCGCCGGAGCTCCATTACCTGCAGGGGAAGTGGTACCTCTACTATACCGCCAGCGACGGCGAGGACCGGAACCATCGCCACTACGTCCTGGAGGCGGTCACGGATGATCCGTTGGGGAAGTACGTCGACCGCGGACGGGTGGATCCCGAGCTCGACTCCTACGCAATCGACGGCTCCGTTCTCCAGATGCCCGACGGATCGCTCTACTGGGTCTACACGACCGGCCACCTGGAGATCGCGCCGATGACCAGCCCGACCCGGGTGGACGGCTCCCGGCGCGCGCGCATCGCCAGCCCCACGCTCCCCTGGGAGCGGGGCTGGATCGAAGCTCCGCAGGCGCTCGTGCGCGAAGGCCGGGTCTTTCTGGTGTACTCTGCCGGACACAGCGCGACCCCGCATTACGTCCTGGGTCTGCTGACCCTCACCGGGAGCGATCCGCTCGACCCCGGCGCCTGGCGAAAGCACGACAGCCCCGTTTTCCAGCCTTACATCGGACCGGAGGGCGCGGTTTACACCACCGGTCACTGCAGCTTCACCACCTCTCCCGACGGCAAGGAGGATTGGATCGTGTACCACGGCAAGGACTGGCGCGACGCAGCGCTGCAGGGCTTCGCCGGCCGGATGACCCGCGCGCAACGATTCGGCTGGCATGCGGACGGAACCCCTGACTTCGGCCACCCCATCCCCAGCGGGGTGGAGATTGCGGTCCCGTCGGGGGAGGGTGCGCCGTGA